The following DNA comes from Chelmon rostratus isolate fCheRos1 chromosome 3, fCheRos1.pri, whole genome shotgun sequence.
tttctctgcgATAATACGAtccatctgtctgcagagcCTGCGCACTCACACAGGCTCGCACTGTTTGTCTCTGGCACCGTACGCGCGCGTATACGCAAGGAGCTGATGGGCTGAATAGAGCAGAAATTATCTCAGTTTGGCAACCAGATGTGGGCACGGCTAACAGGACCGAGACTCGAATGTTTCACAAGCAGGTCTCTAAGTTGTTTCTTCTCGCAAGCGTTTACAAGTTTCATTTGACTTGAATGCgatttttatttgtgtccaTTCTTGTTAAGTTCCTGGTGCATTTGGCCATTTCTGGgccatgtttattttatttttttcttctattgtTCCTTATTGTTTACGTTTCAAAACAATTTGCTATTCACTAATTACCAGTATCACGAGCCCTGGCGAGTGAACCACAGAGTAGGTCCGATGTCATTTGTGTAAAAGTTTGATGCCATTTTTTTATGCTGAAACGAGAGCTCGAGGGTACACACATCTCTCaggggcgtgtgtgtgtgtgggagtggtTTGGAGCGAGCGCTCGCGTGTCACTCAAGTCAACTCAGCTGCTGGCACGCGCCCCCGGTGACGTGAAGCGGAGCGCACGCAGCACAAGTTTTTTTAAACGGGCTGTTGTCCTGCAGCGCGCGCACCGCTCCCTTTACAAACCCTccgtcaaaatgtttttctgcctcagaCGCAACCTTTGCCTCGGCTGAACCCGCCATGTAGCCGGCGCGCTGAGCGGACCTCTGCGGGACATTTCGCTGGATCGTGCGGTTTCGGGAGCAGCGGAGCGCGCGGCTCGCTAGCCCGGTGTGCGGGATCCGGTGACCGCCGGGGCGGACGGGCCACCATGCTCCGGCCGTGGGCTGTGCACTGGATCACAGCTGTGCTCCTGTGCGGGGCGGTGGCACAGTACTCCAGCGACCAGTGTAGCTGGCGAGGAAGGTGAGGATGAAGTCGGACAAAGGACTTAACAGTGTGGTCTTCTCAGTTCAGGAGCAATATAGCTAGAGACTGATTGtatgatagatagatatagatagatagattggATGGTCATCAttggagacaaagaaaagacacttCTTGAAGTCCATAAGGAAATCGGTCGTTTTTGTTATGTGGTTTGCACTTTCATGTCGGCCTACTTTGGCCTTTAAACTCTGGATATTAAATTATGGAGGAGTCATGAAAAGAAGTTGAGTCgtgtgtgagagggaggctCTCTCTTTGAAGCAGCTCTGTTGCGCATTAGTCGGGACTTCAGCGGGCTCAAAGACGCATGGATGTGTGATTAAGTCTTTCATGTAATCCTCAGGAAGGGCACTGGAAGGTCAGAGTAAAACAAGTGACTTTCATATTCTGCTGCAGATCCATAGTGGAAACTATTAAGGATGCTTTTGGCCGCCCTGTAACATCACTTGTGGTTACTGCtcagacattttctgtcagATCTCAGTAAATCAAACTTCTTTATTAAAATCTTTTTGCACAATCAGTCTtctcagagaggaaaatgaCTCACAGAGCGGCTAAATCCAGTTTTATGTGGAGAGGGGGTGCCTTAATTTAGCtgtgagggactgttttgacaagGTTATCCATAGTACAGCATCAAAAATCAGCTCCCTTTAAGATTCTGGAAATGTACTTATGATCAGAGGAATGTCTCTGCTCCAGGGCCTATCTTAAGTAAATACAGCTATATGGCCCCTTTGATCACTCCTCCAAGTCGCCAAGTCATAAAAAATTGCTTCAGCAATGTGTTGTAAAGTTTGCTGCCTCAAACTTCTAACGACTTAATGGCCCAATCAGTTCCTGGTGTTGAGGTAGCTTACGCACCACGGAGACAAGCGACCGCGTCTGTCCAAAGTGAAAGATTTGTTGGCAGACAGCTGCACCAGATTTGCTTTTAATGAATGTTGCAGTATATCATTATATCCCTTCTATATGTTTCCATAACTTTTTCTGGCATTGCAGTTCTAGATTTATGTGTATTCACAGGAACATTTTTAGCATAGTAAAGTCCTGGATCCAAGTTTCCCCGTCGTTGGTTGCTTGATGATTTTAGGCGTTTGATTCTAACCTTCAGAGAGTAAACCACATGCCTGAtatggaaaatgtaaaaaatctgCCCTCTCATCTGCAGTGGTTTGAGCCATGAGTCTCATCGCAGGGATGTGGAGCAGGTCTACCTACGCTGCTCTCAGGGGTCTCTGGACTGGCTCTACCCCACAGGCGCTATCATTGTCAACCTGCGGCCAAACACAGAGCCCTCATCCGGACACATGGCGGGTCTCCATGTGTGCATCAAACCCCACACATACTCCCAGGTACAGTATGACACCAATATTAAAGAAGGACCACTTGGAGGCCAGAGTTGTGCTAATTTGCATGCTCAACAATCAGAGTATCACCATGTATCAGATAGATGGAGCTTACACGTGTCCTCCTGGTCCTCCGTGTTCAGGGTTCTCATGTGTATCTGGAGCGTGCCGGGGATCTGACCCTGCTGCTGGCAGAGAAGGACCACGCTCAGGGCACCGTGCACTGTTTCAGCCTGGCAGAGGGGGCTCTCTTTGTGGAAGCCGTCCCTCAGACAGACATCAGCCGGAGGATCACAGCTTTCCAGTACGAGCTGGTGCCCAGTCAGGGGCCCGGGGCACACATGTACCCGTACCTGCACCCTGGTTTAGGTAAGAGAATGCATGCATCCATTCTTACGTatgtatgatttttttcatgctgTGGATCCTTAAGTGTTGGGACTTGTGCCACCAATAAACGTTGTTTTCTACTTGCCTCATGCTAGTTCTTAGAAGTTCCAGTTCCAGTGTTCAGTTTCACTGGTCATGTTGTTCATAGTATACAGTATAACTCTTGGCACAATTCTCAGGCCACATACTGATGAATCATTATGAtgattttgcatatttttttttacattacttATGATCTTTTTACAAACCCTACCAGTAAGACACACTTTGAAAGTGATGCAAAATCATATCTAGaagttacatttttaaacaaatagGGTTGCTGTGATGAACATAATTCAAAAAAGGCgttgcattgaaaatgttgctttcaagtgttggaaaataaaaaggtacttttactcaagtattgtgtTTAAAGTAAAGCAAAGCTTTAGTAAAACTTTAAGATACTTGtattttgagtatttccatttcatgcaacTTTATATTTCTTCAGCACCACATTTCACAGGAGTATTTTTTTTCACTACATGCACCTGATAGTTGGAGTTTCAGAtcaagattttacatacaatCATGTGATCATCTTATTACATATGATGGActgttatagattaaactacccaatatgataataataaagtcattaaaatttgCTCCACTTTGAGCAACTATACCATGAAAGTATCACTTGCGTAATAATCCATCAATGATAATGATCCAATGGAATATTAATATAACATTAATAAGGTCTATtgtgcataatgagtacttttacttttgatacctGATTTTGTCgctaatacttttacttaagtaaaaatgcTGGACTTTTACTGTAATGGAGTATAATGTGatatttccacttttacttcagGAAATAatttgaatacttcttccagcaCTGGTTGAGTGAACTTAAACACGCCACACAACAAGTAAATGTTTCCAAAACCTTGCATGCTTGCACCTTCATTATCAGCAGAAGAACTAAAAACATTGGAGAAAAGTCCAAATGTTCATGGCAATGGATGGACTGTCTCTAGGAAGTTTCAGTTCCCTTGAAGATGCTTTTCGCATCGTCTGTTGTTGTGTAAATTGATTTAATGGCTTTAAATGGTCCGTTGAACTCCTCATACCTGACCCAGGCTGTCTTCACACCGACATGAAGTGAAGGTGATGAAAGGCCACGTTACTGTTTCACTCTTCATCTCACCTACATGCTCTGACGCCCGATCCTCCCCCACTTCCTCACTCTCCTGTCTCAGCCAGACTTATGAAAACAAGCAGGCCAATCAAAAGGTCACGTTAGGGTCAAGCACAAAGGTCAGCCAATCGCctctcagctgtcaatcaagaaCAGACCCCCCCCTTCCCGTAAAAACGGGGAGTTTTGGGTTCCCCTCTCCTATGAGTAAAGCAGTTTGGTCTGGTAGAGGAGAGGGACGGTGGGTGGGGAGGAAGGCTGGGCTGCTCTCCTAATgagacagaagtgtgtgtgtgtgtgtgtgtgtgtgtgtgtgtgtgtgtgtgtgtgtgtgtgtgtttgtgtgtctggacGGTTTATAGCTGTTTTTATAGCTGACAGGGTCACAGGGTAATTCTGTGATTACGTCTCCTCCCTCACCTGCTGTTCTCATTCACATTCTCTCTTGATGTCTCTTTGGTCTGGTAGGCACCCAACAatacagaggaaaagagagaacaggaaacagactAAGTGTGAAACCACTCACAGGATGATACAAAAGCTAAcgaggaaagaaaatgagttGTGAAAAAATAAGAACATCTCTGGTTTcccatttatttcatgttttcttgttttctcttttagtCACCTGCAAACCCTGCTCAGATGAAGAGGTCCTTATGGCTGTGTGTACCAGCGACtttggtaaacacacacacatacacacacacacacacagagttaagaaatagtttgatgttttgtgaaatgctctCATTCTCTTCCCTTTCTGAAGCTgattgttagcttagcttagcataaagactgtaagcagggggaaacagctagcctggctgtgtaCAAAGGAAACCTAACCGCTCACTAAGTAACATGTTATATCTCGTTTATTTAATCTGTGTCAGATTATTTCTTGGACCAGTAGCTGGACAACCAGCGGAGTTAACAGGTTTTCagcttttatgctaagctaactggcagCTGGCGACAGCAACACCTTAACCATCCGGCAAAGACAGTGGTAGCATCTCATCTGACCCTTGACAAGAAAGCATGCATATTTCCAAAAAGACGAACTATTCCTCAAGCGTGAGACTATGTGTGGCCTTTAGGGCCACAAGTGACAATAACAGGATAATGACACATTTCCCAAGATTCTCTTGAGTCAGACACCATCATTATGTGATCTGAATGAGCCGAAATATTGTGTAACGGTAACACAAGTAGAGTAAGAAAGTCAGTGAAGTGACTCAGTGACACAACAGTATCTTTCTTAATTTTGCTAATGGTAGCCACAATtagctactggtcataccagaccaagtaaggctCTAGCAGCAAAACCCTTGTGTGTGTTGAATTGAGTAAGGGTATGTTTTATTCCTTATTAACTCAACCTTTGATTTGTTCAACAGTTGCATAGTCACACACGTTTCATTTGAGTGGTTGACTGATTTGATCTCCTTGACTTAATCTCTCctgttcctgtgtctgtagCCGGCAGTGGCATCTTCCGAGGTGTGGCGTCAGGTACTAACGGCCACTCCCCTGCCGTGGTGACTCTGAGTCGGCTGTTCCGACAGAAGAGCAGGGTGTTTGCTTGGAGTGGAGCCAGAGGGCGGCGTTGGAGTGGACGGATCATTGTTCCTGCGCAGTGCGGTGTGCATCCTGGAGGGGATGAGTACCTTTTGACTGGCTCTGTTCATTTTGGCGAAGCCTGGCTTGGCTGCGCGCCTCGCTACAAGGACTTCCTGAAGCTGTACATCAGAGCAGAGAAAGCAGGAACAAACCCCTGTCAAATAGACACAGACTGAGAGATCTCCTCGTGGTTCTTGGTAAAGGAGGGTGGAGTGCTTCTCAAAAAGTCAGTGCAAAAGACACAGTGAGGAACACAGAAATAAGAGTTATGGCCCTCTGGCCATCATAAAGGCTtcttctgcagctcttctcAGCGCTGTGCAACTTGTTGCCttgcagcacaaaacacagttGGACAGTTGAACATATGTCCCCATGTGACTGTAGTCGTAtgctgtgtgtgcaaatgtgtttgtgcatgagtgAGACagcgaatgaatgaatgaacgatGAGCTTAAATTAATTTTGTGCCTAACTGGTTGACATTTTTAATTCTCGTGACAATACCGCTTGTGTGATCATTCTTGAAATGAAAGTTTGCTTTGTAAAAAGCTTTCTGTAAAATTTAGGAGTCTTCTGACAGAAGTGAACAGTATGCAGCTCTGTGAGTCTTCGTgtactaagtgtgtgtgtgtgcgtgttttgcTATTGAGTTCAAAGGTTCTatatatttacagaaaataaaaagccatCCTTCAGCTTGTCTTTCTGTTTAATCCACGAAAGGGATACATTTGCTATATCCATTTCTATGTGCAGTTTAGTCTGAACCCCGTCTCCATGTACTGCTCACTCTGTGGCACACTGAGGCTCAGTGTGGTGGAGGTGcagataattaaaaacaaatggcaaGTGAAGTTAATaacaggagcaaaaaaaaaatggatggacCAAAACTCACCAGCCTCTCAGCTGGCTCACATGGATGCAAACAAAGAGATATTGTACACCAGACTACCCCAAAGAAAAAACCATCTTAAGTGTTCAGTGACCATGAGCTggcaggagagcagcagtgcGTCACTGCTGGCGTAGCTCCCCCCGTGGAGCTTTGACGAGCCACCGTTCTGGTTGGCAACTTCtctgcctgtgtgcgtgtgtgtgtgtgttcatgcattcatagctgaaagaaagagaaaagcaagaGAGGCAATTATATTTTCCAATATAGCCAACAAGGTCCAATTCAATAGCTAttcaatgtgtgtttttccccttGAGTCTTATGGAAGCGGACTCCTGAGGCCTCTATTATCATAGCAGCTGAAACTAGGAGCACAAACTCAGACCAACAGAAGTGTTTTTCATTGAGGCATTTGCGGCTACAGATACTCTAAACAGTCAAACTGTAACGGCTGCCACGTGCACCTATATGAATGCAACTGGATGTCACTAGTCAGCTGGTGGCCAAGCAGCTGATGAAGGAGCCACTGCTGGTAAAGCATGAATGAAGTGGCT
Coding sequences within:
- the metrnlb gene encoding meteorin-like protein; translated protein: MLRPWAVHWITAVLLCGAVAQYSSDQCSWRGSGLSHESHRRDVEQVYLRCSQGSLDWLYPTGAIIVNLRPNTEPSSGHMAGLHVCIKPHTYSQGSHVYLERAGDLTLLLAEKDHAQGTVHCFSLAEGALFVEAVPQTDISRRITAFQYELVPSQGPGAHMYPYLHPGLVTCKPCSDEEVLMAVCTSDFAGSGIFRGVASGTNGHSPAVVTLSRLFRQKSRVFAWSGARGRRWSGRIIVPAQCGVHPGGDEYLLTGSVHFGEAWLGCAPRYKDFLKLYIRAEKAGTNPCQIDTD